The sequence TGGCGTTCCGAGCCATGGAAGGGTGAAGAAGGGAATGTTCGTCAGGTCGCCGATGGTGGCGAAGCCTTTAGTGAAGATGAACTGCCAAATATAGCCGAGCAGGATGCCGCCGATGACATTGGGCATAAAGAAGACCGTCCGAAGCACTTTCTTGGTCTTAAGCGACGCCATCAGCACAAAAGCCAGCAGAAGCGCCAAAATGTTAGCGATTACAACAGAAACGACGGTGAAGCGAAGCGTGAAATACAGCGAGTGCCAGAAATTGTCGTCATGCAGAATGCGGCTCCAGTTGGCCGAGCCTGTCCATACCGCTTTATCCAGGTCCAGCCCGTTCCAGTTGGTCGAAGAGTAGTAAAATCCGAGAACGAAAGGGGTGATCACAATCGTCAGGAAGAAAATCAGACATGGACCTAAAAATACAATCTGCTGTCCCCAGCCCTTTTGAATACCCAGAGCGTGTCTCAGAGCGGATTTCCTATTTACGGTGGACTGTTCCCAGCCCTTTTGAATGCCCAGCGCTTTTCTCATGGCGGATCTCCTTTTTACGTAGTATCATTGCCTTACACCTTCATTATAGGTAGAGCGGAGAGCCGTCAACACTCAATTTGGTGACC is a genomic window of Paenibacillus durus ATCC 35681 containing:
- a CDS encoding carbohydrate ABC transporter permease, producing MRKALGIQKGWEQSTVNRKSALRHALGIQKGWGQQIVFLGPCLIFFLTIVITPFVLGFYYSSTNWNGLDLDKAVWTGSANWSRILHDDNFWHSLYFTLRFTVVSVVIANILALLLAFVLMASLKTKKVLRTVFFMPNVIGGILLGYIWQFIFTKGFATIGDLTNIPFFTLPWLGTPNTGFWGLIIVFVWQTAGYMMVIYIASLAGIPKDLIEAAKIDGARPYQLFKSVYVPLIMPAITICLFLTTSNAFKMFDLNLSLTKGGPGTSTQSLAYNIYSEALINNRYGLGTAKALLFFAAVSIITVTQVIITKRKEVSA